The stretch of DNA TTCCGCGGGCGCATGACTGCTAATTTTAGACATGGCATGGTAAGCCCACTATAATTTGTAGTAGTTTCTCAAGTGTGCCCAGACATCTTCTCCTTCTTTAGAATGTTTTGCATGTAGGATTGGTTGGAATTTGTAATGGATAGTTGCTTACAGGTTAGACAAAAATGATCCTAGTGCGGTTGGTGTTAAACAGACACACAAGTGAATAGGTTCTGAACATCACTGCTAGTGAGCAAAATATGTGGTTTAAACTTCAGGGTTCAAGGTCAGCAGTAAATCCTGTAAGGCTGGGAAATTGTAGCAAAAGAAATTGTAAACACCAGATAACACTTAATACTATCTGTTCTAATTTCTAAACCAATCATGTGATGTGTCATTCCGGTTAATACCACTACATGTTCTCCGTTTATCAACCCATTTCTGGACTAATCCATATATATCGCATACTAGTAGTTTTTACAGTGCATGCACATCGTATTTTCTGTTGCTCTCCTTGTTGTAGGAAACTCAACTAGGAAATTGCTGTGCTTGCCTACACCAATTAATATGTTTATTACAGGTTATACCGTACAAGTTCATCGACCATTTCGGAGGAAATATCTCAAGGACCATCGAACTGGAATCCCGTAATGGCAGCATGTACACCATTGAAGTCTCCAAGCTTATGAATGAAACGGTCCTCCGGCAGCATGGATGGGAGGCATTTGTCGATGCGCATGGCGTCGAGGAGAACGACTCGTTGCTGTTTCGCCACATTGAGAAGTCGCGTTTCGAGGTCCTGGTGCTCGACTCCGATGACTGTGAGAAAGTGCTTCCCTCTGCTGGCATCAAAGTTGCTTCTTGTAATGTTCAAGAAAGCTGCAGCATGGATTATATTGATATATCAAGCAGCTCGGGTGATGATACCACAAGGTCGCCAGGGAGCCAACGATTTGCTGCGTGTGAAAGAGGCGACTCGAGCCATCCAAGAAAAACTGCTCTAAAAAACGACTCCTCGTCTGAGGAGGATTCAGGTTGCATTGTGTTATTGTTTTGTGCGTTAGCACTACTTTCTGAACTATGTATCCACAACACATTTCGTATCTTAGATTTTGTTTATTGCCGTGGTTTTAACTAACTGTTGAGTTACTTCTGTACAGGAGAAGACACTGATGCTGCTGAGGAACATTCTGAACATGAattatcttttgagctagatgaTATACGTCAGACACCTTGTGCAGGGCGCGCCTATGTCTTGTCTCGGTGTGGTCATCTGTCTGGAGCTCAGGAGGAGAGAGTAACTAGGTTTCTCCAGGATGTTCGAGCTGAGACTCCGGTGTTCGTGGCCATCATGAAAATGAGCACACAGAATCGCACTATTGTAAGTTTTGATCTGCCTTTTTTTCTTGAAGCTTATAGTCTTGAAATGCTGAACTTTTAATGTTTGATCCACCACTGATACCGCGCCTCTGTCTTGAAAATCAGGTGATCCCCAAGCTGTTTGCAGAGGAGCACTTCCCGCGTGAGAGCCAGAACCTGACGCTGCAGCGCCCGGGCAAGAGCAAGAAATGGCACCCGTGGTTTTCCATCAGGAAGGATCGATGTGGGCACGTCCTCACCGGGTCTCGCTGGGTAGGCTTCCTCCGTGACAATGGTGTGCAGGAGGGAGATCTCTGCGTCTTCCAACCAGTGCAGGGCACTGGCACCAGGAGCAAATTCACAGTCCATCTGCTTCACGAGTCCTTGGGTGCAAGTGGAAGTACTGGTCCGAAGAAAAGAGTAGGATGCTGTTATGGCCGGCCGGCTTAGGCCCGCAAGTTATCTTAGTTTTTATTTTCAGATTAGGCAAGTTATCTTAGACAAGTTATTTTAGGTTGAATCTTCTACAAGTTATCTAGGATATAAATATAGGTTGTAAGACTTTTTTTGAAGGCAAGCAATAAGAAGAATATTATCTCCTATTGCCCGGCTCCCTGAGGAgccggaaccctagccgccaACAGCCCTAGCCGCCGCCCTTCTCCTAGCCGCGACGACGCCCTGCCGCCGGCGCGCCCGATCCTCGCCACGTCTTCCTCCATCCTTCCCTTACCACTTACGCCCTAGACCTGGTAGAGTACTTGATCCTACCAATTTGGTATCAGGTAACCGGGTTTCGACCATGTCTCCGCCAattccaccgccaccaccaccgctgcccgccaactcctccaccaccgccgcctctGCGCCGGGCGTCACGGCCTCGCTCTCGGCGGGCACCACTGCGTCGCTCTCAGCGCCGGTCCTAACGGCACCCGGCACCACGTCGGGCCAAGGGCAGCCACAGGCCCCCGTCCAACACTCGCCGCCGCCATCACCTTCCCTGCAGCCGCAACAGTTCACGCCGGAGGCCATGGCGGGCGTCCTCAACGACCTCGTCACCGCGGTTCAAGGGATCCGCCTCTACCTGGCAGGTCCGTACGGGCCGCCCCCACCACTCCATCCAGCCATGGCCGCGGGTCAGCAGGCGCTTCCGTGGTACTCGGCACCGGGGGCCATCACCGGACTTCATCCAGCCATGGCCGCGGGTCAGCAGGCGCTTCCGTGGTACTCGGCACCAGGGGCCATCACCGGACTTCATCCAGCCATGGCCGCGGGTCAGCAGGCGCTTCCGTGGTACTCGGCACCGGGGGCCGTCACCGGAGGCTACCCAGCGCTCCCCGCCCCAGCGGCCGCACCGCCGCCTTGGGCGCAGTGGCCGCCGCAGATCGCGCCGGCAGCCCCGCCACTTCTCGCCACCACGGGGCCGCAGTGGCCCACCTGGACCGCGCCGGCCCGCCGTCCTCCGTCGCGCCCTACCTTCCAGCGGCCTCGGAGCAGGGTCCTCCACCGGCCCCGCCCAGCCCTAACCTGGGCACCGGCGCCTCGGAGCAGGGCCAGACCCAGCAGCTTCTTCCGGCGTCACCGCCGGCCCCCACGCCGCAGGCGCCGGTGCAGCTCCACCAGGCGCCGCCGCCATCGACAGTACTACCACCCGCACCTAGGGCTACGGGTCGGCCCCTGCACCAGGTGCAGTTTCCACCGTCACCATCGCCGATCCCCGCTTGGGCGACCGGCTCGTCTTCGGGGCCGGTCTACTCCACGGCGCCGGAACACCCGACGCCCTCCCTGCGGTTTGATCACCCCTCCAGCTCGGCTAACTACGCCCCGGCGCTTCCCGACCCAGCATACGCGCCGGCGGCAACTACGGCCGCCCCCGGGCACGGCGGGCCGACACCCCCTCGCTTCGCCAAACTGGACTTCGCCACCTACGAGGGCACGGAGGACCCCCTCAACTGGCTCAACCAGTGCGAGCAGTTCTTTCGAGGGCAGCGGACGCTCGCTTCGGATCGCACCTGGCTCGCGTCCTATCATCTTCGAGGCGCAGCGCAGACCTGGTACTACGCCCTCGAGCAGGACGAGGGCGGCATGCCACCATGGGAGCGCTTCCGGGAGCTCTGTCTCCTCCGGTTCGGGCCTCCTATCCGCGGGAGCCGACTGGCGGCCCTCGGCCGCTTACCTTTCACATCCACGGTGCGGGACTACGCCGACCGCTTCCAGGCCCTGGCGTGCCACGCGCCGGGCGTCTCCGCCACTCAGCGCGCCGAGTTATTTGTGGGCGGTCTACCGGACCATATCCGCATGGACGTGGAGCTTCGGGGACCCCAGGATCTCCAGTCGGCCATGTATTACGCCCGCGCGTTCAAGTGCCGCGCGGTGGCCATCCAGCAGGAATCACCATCCCAGACTACTGGGTCACTACCCGGACCGGATTCCGCGCAGGGTCGGCCTGTGCAGGCTTCTGCGGCACCCCTCGCCGCGACCGCGGGGCGCCCGTTCCGCCGGCTCACCCCAGCTGAGATACTCGAGCGTCGCCGCCAAGGGTTGTGCTTCAACTGCGACGAACCCTACAAGCCCGGCCACGCCTGCCCGCGACTCTTCTACCTGGAGGTGGCAGACTACATTCCGGAGGACGTCGTCGCCGCTGACCTGGCCGCCCCAGATGTCGAGAAGGTGTTTGACGCTGGTTGATTACCTCGAAGAGTTCAAGCAAGCGCTTCCCCACCTTgcagctcgaggacgagctgtttgtGCAGGCGGGGAGAAGTGTTATGGCCGGCCGGCTTAGGCCCGCAAGTTATCTTAGTTTTTATTTTCAGATTAGGCAAGTTATCTTAGGCAAGTTATCTTAGGTTGATTCTTCTACAAGTTATCTAGGATATAAATATAGGTTGTAAGACTCTTTTTGAAGGCAAGCAATAAGAAGAATATTATCTCCTATTGCCCGGCTTCCTGAGGAgccggaaccctagccgccaACAGCCCTAGCCGCCGCCCTTCTTCTAGCCGCGACGGCGCCCTGCCGCCGGCGCGCCCGATCCTCGCCACGTCTCCCTCCATCCTTCCCTTACCACCTACGCCCTAGACCTGGTAGAGTACTTGATCCTACCAGATGCACTACTACTCACGGTAACACAAGGGTGAACTCGGGTGCCCCTGAAAGAGCGACCACTGCTCATGGTCATGGTGCAACAACAATGGCAAAGGCGGCGCCACCCACCCCAACAACCCTCCGTGTCAACAAGCAGCACGATGATGGTAGCACATCCAGATGCCCTGTCCTTACTAGTAGACTAGAGATATTTTGTTCATTTGAAATTCCTCTTCTGTCTAAGTCATGTTGAAATTTTGTTCAGGGTGCAACCATGGTCGTCAGACTCAGAGAGCACGGCAGCTACCAAAGCCGGCGCGTCCCTACGTGTTGTCATCCACCGCACGCCTGACTGAGGAGCGGGAGAGGGAGGTGGACCGGACAGCCCGCGCCATCGGGTCTCGGGTTCCCGCCTACGTGTCGGTGATGAACAGGAGCAGCGTCGGCGTGGGCAACAGGATCTACAACGTAGTAAGTCGCAAGTGAAGCTGTCATTATGATCAGGTGACAGGTGTGGTACTAGTACATCTTTGTTGTTGCTTACTTCCTTTGAATGGGTGGCTTGGCAGACCATTTCCGGGGCATATGCTGCCGAGTACCTTCCACCCGGGGAGCGGGTCGCCGTGACGCTCGTGAGGAGGAAGAAGCAGTGGGAGGTCGAGATGCGGGCGAGCACccctggcggcggcgggcggacgctGGCGCATGGCTGGCGCGGTTTCGCCCGCGACAACCGGCTGCGGGTGCAGGACGTGTGCCTGTTCCAGCCCATGGAGAAGAACCGCAGGAGCCTTGCCATGGCGGTCCACATCATCCGTCACTGTCGCAAGCGAAAGCAGTAGTTTCTCTTCTGTTTCAGCACACGAGGTCGATTTGCCGCTGGTAGCTCTTCTGCTTGTATTGTGTGTGCTTTTGGTGGTCTTGTGCTAGTCTGAAAACTTTGTTGGGTTAGCGGCAAGCGGAAGCAGTAGTCTCTCTTCTGTTTTAGCGCACGAGGTCGATTTGCCGCTGGTAGTAGCTCTTCTGCTTGCATTGTGCGAGCTTTTGGTGATCTTGTGGTACTAGTCTGAAAACTTTGTTGGGGTAGTAGTATGCATGTCTGGCACTATGGCTAGTGGCTGCTCTCCAGAACCTGTGTTTATGAATTATGATGACTAACCAGCTGTCTGCTGTGCAATTTACCAAGAGGCCTTCTAGCAACTCAGAGCTAATGTTAGGCTGGGTTTGTCACCTGTGGACCATTGCAAGTAGTAACTGAGGTCAATGCAGATGTAAATGGGCTTAGGGCGTTTCTGCATTTCCAAAACTTCTCAACAAGAGATGCAGTCACAAGTTAGAAAAAATTGCGGACCCACCCATATATTAGACAGACATCATTTGTGCATTTACAGCAACTCGACACCATAATTCAGACACAATACAACAGTCAACTTCGTTTTGATACGAGGGAGCCAAAGAATAGCATCCTTCACCTAAATGTCTCCAAAACTGGACCGCGGCGTCAAAAGGTTGTTCATTGATCCACGCCTCAAAAACTGATAACTGGGGGCACAACAAGAGTCGATCTACAGTTCTGTACTTTTCACAGCCTTCCAGCCCTCAGAAGCCTTTCCCTGGCCTTCTGCTCTTCCATTTCGTTCATCCAATCCGAAATCTGGTAGACGCCTTTCCAAATAACTAGTCCCAGCACCACCAATCCAGCTAATGCAATTATCACCACGAGATACCACTTGATTTGCTGAAAATTTTGTAAGTGTATTGTAAGGAGAAGACACTTAGCAAACCTAATAAATACCTAAACATCGCGTCTGTATTTCACACACCTGCCACATTGAAACCTGAACGGGCTCCTGTGCTCCACGGTCACGCTTCTTCCTGCGTTTGGGCACGTTTGCGACTTCTGCAGCAGGGCTCTGCATGGCAATTGCAGAATATGAGCACTCATTCTGTAACCACAAAGTCCAACAGTTTGGTGGTAAAACTTGCAGACAAAAACAGTGTGTTCAATACAAAGTTTGGCTACGACGGTAGGATCTGGTACCTTAGTCTCGTGAACTTTTCGGAGATGCAACTCCGCAGCTGAAACATTCACCTTTTTCACGCAATCTCCACCGCATGCAAGTAGGCCGACTCCAAATTGACCTTTAGGTACTTCTTTTGGATCACGACCAGATCGACGATACTCCTTGAGAACATCTTGACATACCCACTCTTTTTTCAGGGTGTTGCATGCACAACGCACATTAACCTTCATAGATATCAAACACGCAGACGAATAAATACAGATAAAAAAAGTTAAGCCTGAAGTTGCAGGATTAAAACTTGCTTTAACTTTGCAATGAAGCAACATATACGAAAACTTCTCAACTAAAGTTTCATCAGCTAACAGATCGAGCACCTGATaacttgctggttacagatattTCAAACAAAATAAATATGCCAATGCCATACCTTTTTCATGCACTGATCCACTGACGGGCATTGACCAGGGTGACATATTTCTGAGCACAGATGGGGACAATTTGGTAGTTTCCTGCACGATGCCATAAATACCAGATCCAAGAACTCAGTACTATGAAATCATAAATTCAATTACATAAATTTTAGTAATTGTGCAGCATGTTTTTGTGCGAGCATTCATAACAGAAATAAGTAGAAACCGGGAATTGGTAACTGACCTGTGACACGGGCCACTGCAGGACCTTGCTTTCAGCTGTTGCTTGGCATTTAAGTTGTTATAGTACACACACTCGAAAGCATGTGTCATAGCACCACAATGGCATGATTTTTTAACAAGGACTTTGCAAGGTAGACAATCGCTTAGGTGACACCGCAAAGGGCAAGGATGTGAACAAGGAGGATCCCTGGCCTGGCAGAAGCATTAAGACTAAACATCATGCACCAAGCTTAAAAGAAAGATCCAGAGCTCAACTAGCCATTTCACATTTAAGTTTATAAACAGAACGACCAAACTGAAGGTATTGCAAAGCGAAACAAAAAAAGAACTGACCCTTTGACAACGAAGATTGCATCTTTCACAAGGCTCGGCAAGAGTGTTATTTCTACTGAGAGATAATATGGTATCAGCCTTACGTTGATCCGATGGAATCTCTAACACATGGCAATCCTTTGTGCAATAATGGTTACCACAGTGGAGAAGGTTTCCACATAAATTCTGACAGGGAAATTGCCTGCTTTTGGAGCAAGGTATCTGCAAAAACACGAAAAAAAAGAAAGTGTATGTTATAATCAGGTGTACAAGCAAGCACATGTGAGGCATGCTCAAATGTGCAAGAGAGGGAGGGAAGGAGGGAGGTAAATTGACCAAAAGATGACCATGTTGCTCAAAACTTACTGCACGTTCTTGGCCTAGATGCTCTCCAAAACATGGCACCAAGACTACTTCTTGGCATGGTGGGCATGGAGTTCCAGGTGTACATTCTATATGCTTTTCCATTTTCTTTTTCATTGGTTTAACTGTGAACTCAGGGTTCGGTGGAGGAATAGAGCCATGACACCTGGGAAGTGTTAAGATTGTTAGACATCAGAGGACACTGTAGTTCGTGGTATACTGCTGCAATTACACACTCAGCATATAAATTAAACACTAAACCTTTCTTTACACTTGTGGCCACAAGAAAGTTCTTCCCCACAGATCAGTTTGCAAGGTGGACAGGCTCCATAGTGGCATTTATGGGGCTAAAGGAAGGAGATCAAAATGTCAAGTAAATTCTGAGGACCAATTTATAATAGCCAAAGTAATTAAACACTCAGGAATGACATGCAACTAAATTCACAAGAACAAACTTTGAACAACAACAATGTGACAAATACCCTTGCAGTGGCAATCAACAATAAAATTTATCAAGAGATTATCATTAATGAGCAATGAGAATGTTACAGAAAAGAGGTGGAACAGTTTACCCGGCAATCAAGCTTGTGTCTGCAAAGACGATCTATATTGCATCTTTTTGAGCATTTGGGAGGCTTCTGATTCTTCTCGGTCCCACAAGGAACCTACAAGAGAATTATGCATTCAAATCTACGAAGGAAACTTAGCAACTAGTGGGTCAGGAGACACACTGATGAGGAACTTGTACTGTATAATGAAACTGGACCAAGAATTAACATTTATGGAAGTGCACAAGATCGTGTAAAAATGATTTGATTGCAATGCAGCTGTTGCGTGATAATTATGTGTCCTAATCATCTAAGCAACATAGGACCGAATATAACTCATACAACAAAATGAACAACAGAATTAAGAGTCTACCAATTTCAACCTCAAAGTATGTTTTCCCACAGAAGCATGAGATGGTCTTCATCAAAGGACAAGGTGAACAAGCGCCTCTGCAAACAAAATGAACAAAATATTACTAGAAAAGTAGGATTTCAGTTCATACAAATGAACCAAGATTACAGCTTCAAAACTACAGACACGGGTTTTCCATCCAAAAAAGAAATGGGACTGTTCCAGATCAAAACAACACGACATATTTTGAGTTCTTGACATCTGTTGTGTGGCACTTCTGGTATTTTAACATGGTCTTTTAGTTCAAAATGAGAGCACATACATGTATGCCTGTAGCAATGCAAGTAGAACTAAACAATAGCAAATGACAAGCCAAAGATGCACAGTTGATTAGGGCAATACCTGTGGCATGGAGAGAGACACTTATGGTTTCCACATCTGAGCCTCCTATCACAAGTCTACAAGCATTGATCTTTTTAGTGCTTGAAACTTGAAATGAGCCAAAATCAtgaaaagagaagaaaaaaaagatgTACCTCTGCGCAGGGTGGGCAATCCCCAACACAACAACGTCGCTTACAAGCGTGGCGTCCACAGGCACGTAAACGCTGACATTTCCTTTCGCAGGTCAAGTCTTGGTGGCAAGGAAGCTGATACAATGCATCACAAGAATTGGGGAATTTAGCCATTTGCTGTCTGATAAGCAATATCATAGAAATATATACCTAACAAGCTGTAGCATTACTACTGGACCAGATTAAGGAGAAAGAAAAATAACCAATTGCTACTTATTGTTACTCTGTCTTTTAGGTAGTATGAATTGCAA from Triticum urartu cultivar G1812 chromosome 3, Tu2.1, whole genome shotgun sequence encodes:
- the LOC125543107 gene encoding B3 domain-containing protein Os03g0620400-like isoform X2, with protein sequence MISREYHDRFLQIPCQPKGRHDYRHLSFWCLLLVRQRCFMVHKNVLKLSLLYQAACVHICIGGPESSSLNHHFLLELLCQVHMAGLASQVKRYCDCYKRYAGHLDGKMRCFRGRMTANFRHGMVIPYKFIDHFGGNISRTIELESRNGSMYTIEVSKLMNETVLRQHGWEAFVDAHGVEENDSLLFRHIEKSRFEVLVLDSDDCEKVLPSAGIKVASCNVQESCSMDYIDISSSSGDDTTRSPGSQRFAACERGDSSHPRKTALKNDSSSEEDSGEDTDAAEEHSEHELSFELDDIRQTPCAGRAYVLSRCGHLSGAQEERVTRFLQDVRAETPVFVAIMKMSTQNRTIVIPKLFAEEHFPRESQNLTLQRPGKSKKWHPWFSIRKDRCGHVLTGSRWVGFLRDNGVQEGDLCVFQPVQGTGTRSKFTVHLLHESLGASGSTGPKKRVGCCYGRPA
- the LOC125543107 gene encoding B3 domain-containing protein Os03g0620400-like isoform X1 — its product is MYCQYLHILYCLFMKLLSMPFQGRHDYRHLSFWCLLLVRQRCFMVHKNVLKLSLLYQAACVHICIGGPESSSLNHHFLLELLCQVHMAGLASQVKRYCDCYKRYAGHLDGKMRCFRGRMTANFRHGMVIPYKFIDHFGGNISRTIELESRNGSMYTIEVSKLMNETVLRQHGWEAFVDAHGVEENDSLLFRHIEKSRFEVLVLDSDDCEKVLPSAGIKVASCNVQESCSMDYIDISSSSGDDTTRSPGSQRFAACERGDSSHPRKTALKNDSSSEEDSGEDTDAAEEHSEHELSFELDDIRQTPCAGRAYVLSRCGHLSGAQEERVTRFLQDVRAETPVFVAIMKMSTQNRTIVIPKLFAEEHFPRESQNLTLQRPGKSKKWHPWFSIRKDRCGHVLTGSRWVGFLRDNGVQEGDLCVFQPVQGTGTRSKFTVHLLHESLGASGSTGPKKRVGCCYGRPA
- the LOC125543105 gene encoding NF-X1-type zinc finger protein NFXL2 isoform X2 codes for the protein MPSSYAAAAASSSRKPAPFTTATATTRKPAPLTAPAPPPPNPSHVSDSDPSSYSSSGEETDLSACDPATASVLSTYLSVAGNGADLSKVGIFLNSAARRRSPPCLICLDPIRPSDPVWSCSASCFALLHLPCIQSWAHQSASAAPSPTWGCPKCRVAYPKSQTPTSYHCFCSKTEDPPADPWILPHSCGDVCGRRLNSNPDSGCEHTCLLLCHPGPCPPCPAVVPNARCFCGAHREPRRCAHQRYSCKGKCNKRLSCELHRCPVDCHDGPCPPCAVRGNHKCECGETMVERLCSERVFQCKRECSGMLECGKHRCERGCHGGKCGECPLRGQRTCPCGKKDYPRLECDVEAATCGSTCEKVLGCGRHKCPERCHRGPCDVTCRLVIKKSCRCGVLKKELPCHQDLTCERKCQRLRACGRHACKRRCCVGDCPPCAETCDRRLRCGNHKCLSPCHRGACSPCPLMKTISCFCGKTYFEVPCGTEKNQKPPKCSKRCNIDRLCRHKLDCRPHKCHYGACPPCKLICGEELSCGHKCKERCHGSIPPPNPEFTVKPMKKKMEKHIECTPGTPCPPCQEVVLVPCFGEHLGQERAIPCSKSRQFPCQNLCGNLLHCGNHYCTKDCHVLEIPSDQRKADTILSLSRNNTLAEPCERCNLRCQRARDPPCSHPCPLRCHLSDCLPCKVLVKKSCHCGAMTHAFECVYYNNLNAKQQLKARSCSGPCHRKLPNCPHLCSEICHPGQCPSVDQCMKKVNVRCACNTLKKEWVCQDVLKEYRRSGRDPKEVPKGQFGVGLLACGGDCVKKVNVSAAELHLRKVHETKSPAAEVANVPKRRKKRDRGAQEPVQVSMWQQIKWYLVVIIALAGLVVLGLVIWKGVYQISDWMNEMEEQKARERLLRAGRL
- the LOC125543105 gene encoding NF-X1-type zinc finger protein NFXL2 isoform X1, with protein sequence MPSSYAAAAASSSRKPAPFTTATATTRKPAPLTAPAPPPPNPSHVSDSDPSSYSSSGEETDLSACDPATASVLSTYLSVAGNGADLSKVGIFLNSAARRRSPPCLICLDPIRPSDPVWSCSASCFALLHLPCIQSWAHQSASAAPSPTWGCPKCRVAYPKSQTPTSYHCFCSKTEDPPADPWILPHSCGDVCGRRLNSNPDSGCEHTCLLLCHPGPCPPCPAVVPNARCFCGAHREPRRCAHQRYSCKGKCNKRLSCELHRCPVDCHDGPCPPCAVRGNHKCECGETMVERLCSERVFQCKRECSGMLECGKHRCERGCHGGKCGECPLRGQRTCPCGKKDYPRLECDVEAATCGSTCEKVLGCGRHKCPERCHRGPCDVTCRLVIKKSCRCGVLKKELPCHQDLTCERKCQRLRACGRHACKRRCCVGDCPPCAETCDRRLRCGNHKCLSPCHRGACSPCPLMKTISCFCGKTYFEVPCGTEKNQKPPKCSKRCNIDRLCRHKLDCRPHKCHYGACPPCKLICGEELSCGHKCKERCHGSIPPPNPEFTVKPMKKKMEKHIECTPGTPCPPCQEVVLVPCFGEHLGQERAIPCSKSRQFPCQNLCGNLLHCGNHYCTKDCHVLEIPSDQRKADTILSLSRNNTLAEPCERCNLRCQRARDPPCSHPCPLRCHLSDCLPCKVLVKKSCHCGAMTHAFECVYYNNLNAKQQLKARSCSGPCHRKLPNCPHLCSEICHPGQCPSVDQCMKKVNVRCACNTLKKEWVCQDVLKEYRRSGRDPKEVPKGQFGVGLLACGGDCVKKVNVSAAELHLRKVHETKNECSYSAIAMQSPAAEVANVPKRRKKRDRGAQEPVQVSMWQQIKWYLVVIIALAGLVVLGLVIWKGVYQISDWMNEMEEQKARERLLRAGRL